A genomic region of Leptotrichia hofstadii contains the following coding sequences:
- a CDS encoding tetratricopeptide repeat protein, protein MKKKYTIAVLILILLFSCGKKDKKSQNSQSKPNIENRQDDKLKELIKKAEKGDISAQTELGEMYLHGNGVKADYKKSMEWSKKAAEKGSYRAMTNIGILYLDGLGVEKDYKKAFDSFSKATDGGDMKGPRYLGIMSEKGLGVKKSLDDAAFYYEIGDSSGDLTSRYNLGKIHEKAGDYARAVELYKKTDNRMDHVTAPMYEALGDLYAAGKGVEKSTKEAREWYEKAVKSGSQEASKKLNNLK, encoded by the coding sequence GAAAAAAAAATATACTATCGCAGTATTAATATTAATTTTATTGTTTAGCTGTGGTAAAAAAGATAAAAAATCACAAAATTCTCAAAGTAAGCCAAATATTGAAAATAGACAGGATGACAAGCTCAAGGAATTGATAAAAAAAGCCGAAAAGGGAGATATATCGGCACAAACTGAACTTGGAGAAATGTATCTTCACGGAAATGGAGTAAAAGCAGATTATAAAAAATCCATGGAGTGGAGTAAAAAAGCTGCTGAAAAAGGAAGCTACCGGGCAATGACTAACATCGGGATTCTTTATTTGGATGGACTTGGAGTGGAAAAAGATTATAAAAAGGCTTTTGATTCATTTTCAAAGGCGACAGATGGCGGAGATATGAAAGGGCCAAGATACTTGGGAATAATGTCTGAGAAAGGGCTTGGAGTGAAAAAAAGCCTTGATGATGCCGCATTTTACTATGAAATTGGGGATAGCAGCGGAGACTTGACGTCACGATACAACTTAGGAAAAATTCATGAAAAGGCAGGAGATTACGCAAGAGCAGTAGAACTTTATAAAAAAACAGACAACAGGATGGATCATGTTACAGCTCCAATGTATGAAGCTCTAGGAGATTTATATGCCGCTGGAAAAGGTGTGGAAAAAAGCACAAAAGAAGCTAGGGAATGGTACGAAAAAGCTGTAAAATCAGGAAGTCAGGAAGCCAGTAAGAAATTAAATAACTTGAAATAA